A section of the Hydrogenimonas thermophila genome encodes:
- the hcp gene encoding hydroxylamine reductase, whose translation MSMFCNQCEMSMPNGCGSNGQTVGTCGKDETLSNLQDTMIYGLKGLSAYREHLNELAPEQVKDIDDVIAETLYFTLTNVNFNFDDHIKQLMKVGSAGVKVMDRLSNAHTNKFGIPTPVVIPQNRVEGKAILVSGHNLEMLKALLEATKDKGINVYTHSEMLPAHGYPELRKYPHLKGNVGKAWFDQVDLMKKFKGTFVVNTNCIIPPAKNADYVDRVFTYKIVGIEGATPIIDDNFDELIERTLQCEDTNMHADTTLTTGHHYKTILTLAPKILEAIKEGKIRKFFVIAGCDAPGKAGNYYREMAVNLPKDCVIITSSCGKFRFNDIDFGEIEGTEIPRYLDLGQCNDSNGAVEIAKALSEALNIPINDLPVAIVLSWMEQKAVIILLALFSLGIKNIYLGPKPPQFLNDDIVNFLIDTFNLHYTGNAKEDLKVLLEK comes from the coding sequence ATGAGTATGTTTTGTAATCAATGTGAAATGAGTATGCCAAATGGTTGTGGTAGCAATGGTCAAACTGTAGGAACTTGTGGTAAAGATGAAACTTTGTCAAATCTTCAAGATACAATGATTTATGGTCTTAAAGGGTTAAGCGCATATAGAGAACACTTAAATGAGCTAGCACCTGAACAAGTAAAAGATATTGATGATGTTATAGCTGAAACGCTATATTTCACCCTTACAAATGTCAACTTCAATTTTGATGACCACATTAAACAGCTTATGAAAGTTGGAAGTGCCGGTGTTAAAGTTATGGATCGACTGTCAAACGCACATACTAACAAATTTGGAATTCCTACTCCGGTTGTCATTCCTCAAAACAGAGTTGAAGGTAAAGCAATTCTTGTTAGTGGACACAATTTAGAGATGCTTAAAGCACTTTTAGAAGCAACAAAAGATAAAGGGATCAATGTCTACACCCACTCAGAGATGTTACCGGCACACGGCTACCCTGAATTAAGAAAGTATCCTCACCTAAAAGGAAATGTTGGAAAAGCTTGGTTTGATCAAGTTGATTTGATGAAAAAGTTCAAAGGTACATTTGTAGTAAATACAAACTGCATAATCCCTCCTGCTAAAAATGCTGACTATGTAGATAGAGTATTTACTTACAAAATTGTAGGAATTGAGGGGGCTACACCAATCATAGATGACAATTTTGATGAGTTGATTGAAAGAACACTTCAATGTGAAGATACAAATATGCACGCAGATACAACTCTAACTACAGGTCACCACTATAAAACTATTTTAACTCTTGCTCCAAAAATTTTAGAAGCTATTAAAGAGGGAAAAATAAGAAAATTCTTTGTAATTGCTGGTTGTGACGCACCAGGTAAAGCTGGAAACTACTATAGGGAAATGGCAGTAAATTTACCAAAAGATTGTGTAATCATCACTTCTAGCTGTGGTAAATTCAGATTTAACGACATCGACTTTGGAGAGATCGAAGGAACAGAAATTCCAAGATATTTGGATCTTGGTCAGTGTAACGACTCAAATGGTGCAGTAGAAATAGCAAAAGCATTAAGTGAAGCTTTAAATATTCCAATCAATGATTTACCAGTAGCCATAGTTCTTAGCTGGATGGAGCAAAAAGCTGTAATCATACTATTAGCACTATTTAGCTTAGGAATCAAAAATATATATCTTGGACCAAAACCACCACAATTTTTAAATGATGATATTGTAAATTTTCTAATTGATACTTTCAATCTGCACTA